A genomic segment from Rubrobacter tropicus encodes:
- the narH gene encoding nitrate reductase subunit beta — translation MRIKAQIAMVMNLDKCIGCHTCSVTCKNVWTNREGAEYMWWNDVETKPGVGYPKQWEDQEKWKGGWTLGKNGKLELKAGGKLRKLANLFYNPDLPSIDDFYEPWTYDYETLTKAKLSEHQPVAQPISQLSGEPMELEWGPNWEDDLAGAPETARFDPNIRGELEESVRFEYEKVFMAYLPRICEHCLNPSCVASCPSGAMYKREEDGIVLVDQEQCRGWRYCVSGCPYKKVYFNWDSGKAEKCTLCYPRIEAGQPTICSETCVGRLRYIGLVLYDADRVEEAASVPDDKDLLEAQRSVFLDPKDPAVVEQARFDGIPDDWIEAAQRSPIYPLAIEWGIALPLHPEFRTLPMVWYVPPLSPVMGFVEGEGSEADPDDVFPAIDDLRIPIQYLANLLSAGDEEVVRHVLKRLAAMRGYMREKNISGASEADIAASVGMTPREIEDMYRLLAIAKYEDRYVIPLAHKELAHELDEQQGSCGLDFAGGPGSCAEPATDGHGTNGGGRNEAFYAMKAELEKVGGRVQAPNVTFKSKKEVELEKKAREVGGQAQTTSVTIKSKKDFQSFHLKPRGAGA, via the coding sequence GTGCGCATAAAAGCGCAGATCGCCATGGTGATGAACCTGGACAAATGTATCGGCTGCCACACGTGCAGCGTGACGTGCAAGAACGTCTGGACCAACCGCGAGGGCGCCGAGTACATGTGGTGGAACGACGTCGAGACCAAGCCAGGCGTCGGCTACCCGAAGCAGTGGGAAGACCAGGAGAAGTGGAAGGGCGGCTGGACTCTAGGCAAGAACGGCAAGCTCGAGCTCAAGGCCGGCGGCAAGCTCCGTAAACTCGCCAACCTCTTCTACAACCCCGACCTCCCCTCCATAGACGACTTCTACGAGCCGTGGACCTACGACTACGAGACCCTCACCAAGGCGAAGCTCTCGGAGCACCAGCCCGTCGCGCAGCCCATCTCGCAGCTCTCCGGCGAGCCGATGGAGCTCGAGTGGGGACCCAACTGGGAGGACGACCTCGCCGGCGCCCCCGAAACCGCCCGCTTCGACCCGAACATCCGGGGCGAGCTGGAGGAATCGGTTCGCTTCGAGTACGAGAAGGTCTTCATGGCGTACCTGCCGCGCATCTGCGAGCACTGCCTCAACCCGTCCTGTGTGGCGTCGTGCCCCTCCGGAGCGATGTACAAGCGCGAGGAGGACGGCATCGTGCTCGTGGACCAGGAGCAGTGCCGGGGGTGGCGTTACTGCGTTTCCGGCTGCCCTTACAAGAAGGTCTACTTCAATTGGGACTCTGGCAAGGCCGAGAAGTGCACACTCTGCTACCCGCGCATCGAGGCTGGCCAGCCGACCATCTGCTCTGAGACTTGCGTCGGACGTCTGCGCTACATCGGGCTCGTCCTCTACGACGCCGACCGGGTAGAAGAGGCCGCCTCCGTGCCCGACGACAAAGACCTCCTGGAGGCGCAGCGGTCGGTGTTCCTGGATCCGAAGGATCCGGCGGTGGTCGAGCAGGCGCGCTTCGACGGGATACCGGACGACTGGATCGAGGCCGCGCAGCGGTCCCCGATCTACCCGCTGGCGATAGAGTGGGGGATCGCGCTGCCGCTGCACCCGGAGTTCCGTACCCTCCCGATGGTCTGGTACGTGCCGCCGCTCTCGCCGGTGATGGGCTTCGTCGAGGGCGAGGGCTCTGAGGCCGACCCCGACGACGTCTTTCCGGCGATAGACGATTTGAGGATACCGATCCAGTACCTCGCTAACCTGCTCTCCGCCGGCGACGAGGAGGTGGTCCGGCACGTCCTCAAGCGGCTCGCCGCGATGCGCGGCTACATGCGCGAGAAGAACATCTCCGGCGCGTCCGAGGCTGACATCGCCGCCTCCGTCGGCATGACGCCGCGGGAGATCGAGGACATGTACCGCCTGCTCGCCATCGCCAAGTACGAGGACCGCTACGTCATCCCGCTGGCCCACAAGGAACTCGCCCACGAGCTCGACGAGCAGCAGGGTTCCTGCGGCCTCGACTTCGCCGGCGGCCCCGGAAGCTGCGCGGAGCCCGCCACGGACGGGCACGGTACCAACGGCGGAGGCCGCAACGAAGCCTTCTACGCGATGAAGGCGGAGCTCGAGAAGGTCGGCGGGCGGGTGCAGGCGCCCAACGTAACGTTCAAGAGCAAGAAGGAGGTGGAGCTTGAGAAGAAGGCCAGGGAGGTCGGCGGGCAAGCGCAAACGACCAGTGTCACGATCAAGAGCAAAAAGGACTTCCAGTCCTTTCACCTCAAGCCCAGGGGGGCTGGAGCGTGA
- the narJ gene encoding nitrate reductase molybdenum cofactor assembly chaperone, with protein MIFKLLSILLRYPDAAILEAREEVVGAVRELPDSPARNAMIEFLAYWQNESPQRLQERYTATFDFNRRGCLYLSYYRYGDQRACGQVLADMKAAYERAGYPLDTTELPDYLPLVLEFAAVAPEEGLTMLAGHRGAIEVIRRSLHHDRSPCAHLLEALCFFLPELDEETVMEMRKLIVQGPPQETVGLEPYAADSPAGGTLAGSSPGSNVTFHGRKH; from the coding sequence GTGATCTTCAAGCTGCTCTCCATCCTGCTGCGCTACCCTGACGCCGCCATACTCGAAGCCCGCGAAGAGGTGGTCGGGGCCGTGCGCGAGCTGCCGGACTCCCCCGCCAGGAACGCCATGATCGAGTTCCTCGCTTACTGGCAGAATGAGTCCCCGCAGCGTTTGCAGGAGAGGTACACAGCCACCTTCGATTTCAACCGGCGGGGTTGTTTGTACCTGAGCTACTACCGCTACGGCGACCAGAGGGCGTGCGGCCAGGTCCTCGCGGACATGAAGGCCGCCTACGAGAGGGCCGGCTACCCGCTCGACACGACCGAGCTTCCCGACTACCTCCCGCTCGTGCTGGAGTTCGCCGCCGTTGCCCCGGAGGAGGGGCTGACGATGCTCGCCGGGCACCGGGGGGCCATAGAGGTGATCCGTCGGTCCCTGCACCATGACCGGAGCCCCTGCGCGCATCTCCTCGAGGCGCTCTGCTTCTTCCTGCCGGAGCTCGACGAGGAGACCGTCATGGAGATGCGGAAGCTCATCGTGCAGGGGCCGCCACAGGAGACCGTCGGTCTCGAACCTTACGCGGCCGACTCGCCCGCGGGTGGGACCCTGGCCGGTAGCTCCCCCGGTAGCAACGTCACCTTCCACGGGAGGAAGCATTGA
- a CDS encoding CPBP family intramembrane glutamic endopeptidase — MTIIEAFIEKHPVATYFALAFVTSWGGILILVGPGGIPATPEQTETLLPFVVVAMLVGPSVAGILLTGFVHGRAGLRELLSRLLGWRVGARWYAVALLTAPLLATAVLLALSLTSSMFLPGILTSDEKATLLLVGVAGGLAAGLFEELGWTGFAVPGLRPRYGVLATGLIVGVLWGAWHFLVNVWGSGSSTGAFSLLLFMPQFLFYVGVLPAYRVLMVWVYDRTGSLPVAMLMHASLTASLPMILMPPATGVPLLTSYLVLAVALWVVVATVAVANGGQLSSRQPLRRRVV; from the coding sequence GTGACGATCATCGAGGCTTTCATAGAGAAGCACCCGGTGGCGACCTACTTCGCCCTAGCGTTCGTCACCTCATGGGGCGGCATTCTCATCCTGGTCGGTCCCGGCGGAATCCCGGCTACCCCGGAGCAAACCGAGACACTGCTCCCGTTCGTGGTCGTGGCGATGCTCGTCGGCCCCAGCGTGGCAGGCATCCTGTTGACCGGCTTCGTCCATGGAAGGGCGGGTCTTCGCGAGCTTCTGTCCCGGTTGCTCGGGTGGCGGGTGGGTGCTCGCTGGTACGCGGTGGCGCTCCTGACCGCCCCGCTCCTGGCAACGGCGGTACTCCTTGCGCTCTCGCTGACCTCCTCGATGTTCCTCCCCGGCATTCTCACGTCAGACGAGAAGGCCACCCTTCTGCTGGTCGGTGTCGCGGGAGGGCTGGCGGCGGGTCTCTTCGAGGAGCTGGGCTGGACGGGGTTCGCTGTGCCCGGGCTGAGGCCGCGTTACGGTGTCCTTGCCACTGGGCTCATCGTGGGCGTGCTGTGGGGAGCGTGGCACTTCCTCGTGAACGTCTGGGGAAGCGGCAGTTCCACCGGGGCGTTCTCCCTGCTCCTCTTCATGCCCCAGTTCCTCTTCTACGTGGGGGTACTGCCGGCCTACAGGGTGCTCATGGTGTGGGTCTACGACCGTACCGGGAGCCTGCCCGTGGCGATGCTCATGCACGCGAGTCTCACGGCCAGCTTGCCCATGATCCTCATGCCTCCGGCGACGGGGGTGCCCCTCCTGACCTCGTACCTCGTGTTGGCCGTCGCGCTGTGGGTCGTCGTTGCGACGGTCGCCGTGGCCAACGGCGGGCAGCTCTCCTCGCGGCAACCGCTCCGGAGGCGGGTGGTTTGA
- a CDS encoding DUF998 domain-containing protein encodes MVRKVLLVCGIVSSLLYVATVVLSPMRWESYSSTSQTVSELIAIGAPTRTLVVPLFAAYSVLVITFGLGVWGSAGRKRALRFAAVGMVGKEVLGLMVTLFFPMHLRGVEATLTDTMHGVLTFAGVLFMLLALGFGAAAFGKRFRLYSIATILMLVVGGTLTGLDAPQLAANLPTPWMGVWERVNIYAYMLWVVVLAIALLRTPAERPKGNLGGREHSG; translated from the coding sequence ATGGTACGAAAGGTCTTGCTCGTTTGCGGTATCGTTTCTTCGCTGCTCTACGTCGCCACCGTCGTGCTCTCGCCCATGCGATGGGAGAGCTACAGCTCCACCTCCCAAACCGTCAGCGAGCTGATCGCCATCGGCGCTCCGACGAGAACACTAGTCGTTCCGCTCTTCGCCGCGTACAGCGTCCTCGTGATCACGTTCGGATTAGGCGTCTGGGGATCGGCCGGTCGAAAGCGCGCCCTGCGCTTCGCGGCGGTCGGGATGGTCGGAAAGGAGGTCCTCGGCCTGATGGTAACGCTCTTCTTCCCGATGCACCTGCGTGGGGTCGAGGCAACGCTCACCGATACGATGCACGGAGTTCTAACGTTTGCGGGCGTTCTCTTCATGCTGCTCGCCCTGGGGTTCGGGGCTGCGGCATTCGGAAAGCGCTTCCGCCTCTATTCGATCGCGACAATCCTGATGCTCGTCGTGGGTGGCACCCTGACGGGTTTGGACGCTCCGCAGCTTGCGGCGAACCTGCCCACGCCGTGGATGGGGGTCTGGGAGCGCGTCAACATCTACGCCTACATGCTATGGGTCGTGGTGCTGGCCATCGCCCTCTTGCGCACCCCAGCGGAACGACCCAAAGGCAACCTCGGTGGCAGAGAGCACTCTGGATGA
- the narI gene encoding respiratory nitrate reductase subunit gamma produces the protein MNLWEQFLWVIFPYLSLMTFVLGHVYRYRYDQYGWTPKSSQILERRILMWGVLLLHWGLLFVFGGHVMGLLVPIEVYRAMGVSDHDYHLLSLWAGSVVGVVALIDILLLNLRRWFIGRIRSNTETIKFVTDALLLVVILLGMAATIGYRVYVSQYELQEEFEYRDTIGPWFRSLLYFSPQPELMVEAPLIFQLHTLSAFLLFALWPFSSLVHAWSVPLGYLRRSPVQYRSSNPQATLTRERARKSGKTTPGVEQSRRVE, from the coding sequence TTGAACCTCTGGGAGCAGTTCCTGTGGGTAATCTTCCCGTACCTCTCCCTGATGACCTTCGTCTTGGGGCACGTCTACCGTTACCGCTACGACCAGTACGGCTGGACGCCGAAGTCCAGCCAGATCCTGGAGCGGCGGATACTGATGTGGGGCGTCTTACTCCTCCACTGGGGGCTGCTCTTCGTCTTCGGCGGTCACGTCATGGGCCTGCTCGTACCCATAGAGGTCTACAGAGCGATGGGGGTCTCGGACCACGACTACCATCTGCTCTCGCTGTGGGCCGGTTCGGTGGTCGGGGTCGTCGCCCTGATCGACATCCTGCTGCTGAATCTCCGCCGCTGGTTTATCGGGCGCATCAGGAGCAACACGGAGACGATCAAGTTCGTGACGGATGCCTTGCTGTTGGTGGTGATCCTGCTGGGTATGGCCGCCACCATCGGTTACCGAGTGTACGTCAGCCAGTACGAGCTACAGGAGGAGTTCGAGTACCGGGACACCATCGGCCCCTGGTTCCGCAGCCTCCTCTATTTCTCCCCGCAGCCCGAGCTGATGGTCGAGGCGCCCCTGATTTTCCAGCTTCACACCCTCTCGGCCTTCTTACTCTTCGCCCTTTGGCCCTTCTCCAGCCTGGTGCATGCCTGGAGCGTACCTTTAGGCTACCTGCGCCGCAGCCCCGTCCAGTACCGCAGCTCCAACCCCCAGGCGACCCTGACCCGCGAGAGGGCGCGGAAGTCGGGGAAGACGACTCCCGGGGTGGAGCAGAGCCGGCGCGTCGAATGA
- a CDS encoding DoxX protein, which translates to MKFRGRLLSGTVATAALLVASAGRAHAHEKWFVGEADGGLRLDLLFRPLPLTLVGAVLLATLVGGLLWKTRGRGFLPGPEAFGATDGGRSVLYGLVPLILGIHVAVPLLVNGVQGTLFSPDNVMPGVWGNFLGLAETGIALALFYGGLTRVAAAALGLLWFFGIFLVGLEPMLENVLYLGFAAFFLLAGRGPLSVDRLLFPRLEPRAELSRYAVPAVRIGVGLSLAIVAFTEKFANIPLGLTFLEEYPLNFTGALGVPLSDEVFVLCAGAVELLVGLWIALGIFVREIVVVAWFPINLTLTLFAWEELIGHLPIYGVMAVLLIWATGPKNISLWTKGMRERLLPLDPSTGDDER; encoded by the coding sequence ATGAAATTTCGGGGACGGCTCTTGTCGGGAACGGTCGCCACCGCCGCTCTCCTCGTGGCTTCGGCGGGCCGGGCGCACGCCCACGAGAAGTGGTTCGTGGGGGAGGCGGACGGCGGGCTGCGCCTGGACCTCCTCTTTCGGCCGCTGCCCCTGACGCTCGTCGGGGCGGTGCTTCTCGCGACGCTTGTGGGCGGGCTCCTGTGGAAGACACGGGGGAGGGGCTTCTTGCCGGGACCCGAGGCGTTCGGAGCTACCGACGGGGGGCGGAGTGTGCTCTACGGGCTGGTGCCCCTGATCCTCGGCATCCACGTCGCTGTGCCCCTTCTGGTCAACGGCGTGCAGGGGACGCTCTTCTCGCCGGACAACGTCATGCCGGGCGTATGGGGGAACTTTCTCGGCCTCGCGGAGACCGGCATCGCCCTCGCCCTCTTCTACGGCGGCCTGACGCGGGTGGCGGCTGCGGCGCTCGGCCTGCTGTGGTTCTTCGGCATCTTCCTGGTGGGATTGGAGCCGATGCTGGAGAACGTACTTTACCTGGGCTTCGCAGCCTTCTTCCTGCTGGCCGGACGCGGCCCCCTCTCGGTGGACCGTCTTCTCTTCCCGCGTTTGGAGCCGCGGGCGGAGCTCTCGCGCTACGCCGTACCCGCCGTGCGGATAGGAGTCGGCCTGAGCCTCGCCATCGTCGCCTTCACCGAGAAGTTCGCGAACATCCCGCTCGGGCTGACCTTCCTTGAGGAGTACCCGCTCAACTTCACGGGCGCTTTGGGCGTGCCGCTTTCTGATGAGGTGTTCGTGCTGTGCGCCGGGGCCGTGGAGCTGCTGGTGGGACTGTGGATCGCGCTTGGGATCTTCGTGCGCGAGATCGTCGTCGTCGCATGGTTCCCGATAAACCTGACGCTCACACTCTTCGCCTGGGAGGAGCTGATCGGCCACCTGCCCATCTACGGCGTGATGGCGGTGCTGCTAATTTGGGCGACCGGGCCGAAGAACATCTCCCTATGGACGAAGGGCATGCGCGAGCGGCTGCTGCCGCTCGACCCGTCGACGGGGGACGACGAACGCTAG
- a CDS encoding SDR family NAD(P)-dependent oxidoreductase translates to MAGRIEGKVAVVTGGGAGIGRASCLRLAEEGARVVVTDISEERGRETVREIEGKGGEALFLRHDVAREDQWRSVVAEAGGRYGGVDVLLNNAGLYLIMPLADITVEDWNNLMAVNVTGVFLGMKHCAPVMAERGGGSIINLSSVAGLMGVAGHALYGASKGAVRIMTKDVAMEYARAQVRVNSVHPGYIHTGMAEYGAETAGTTIEELGRQMYPLGRIGEPEDVANTVLFLASDESKYTTGAEFVVDGGGSAGVVVGE, encoded by the coding sequence ATGGCTGGACGAATCGAAGGCAAGGTGGCGGTCGTAACCGGGGGCGGGGCGGGGATAGGCAGGGCCTCGTGCCTGCGGCTCGCCGAGGAGGGCGCGAGGGTCGTCGTCACCGACATAAGCGAGGAGCGCGGGCGGGAGACCGTCCGGGAGATAGAAGGCAAGGGCGGCGAGGCGCTGTTCCTCCGCCACGACGTGGCCCGGGAGGATCAGTGGAGGTCGGTCGTGGCGGAGGCGGGGGGGAGGTACGGCGGCGTGGACGTGCTGCTGAACAACGCCGGGCTTTACCTCATAATGCCCCTGGCCGACATCACAGTCGAGGACTGGAACAACCTGATGGCCGTCAACGTCACCGGCGTCTTCCTCGGCATGAAGCACTGCGCTCCGGTGATGGCCGAGCGCGGCGGGGGCTCTATCATCAACCTCTCGTCGGTGGCGGGACTGATGGGTGTCGCCGGGCACGCTCTTTACGGCGCTTCCAAGGGGGCGGTGAGGATCATGACCAAGGACGTGGCGATGGAGTACGCCCGCGCCCAGGTGAGGGTCAACTCCGTCCACCCCGGCTACATCCACACCGGCATGGCCGAGTACGGGGCCGAGACCGCGGGCACGACCATCGAGGAGCTCGGGCGGCAGATGTACCCTTTGGGCAGGATCGGGGAACCCGAGGACGTGGCGAACACGGTACTCTTCCTCGCCTCCGATGAGTCGAAGTACACCACCGGCGCAGAGTTCGTCGTAGACGGCGGGGGATCCGCGGGTGTGGTCGTTGGGGAGTAG
- a CDS encoding DsbA family protein: MMQRGTTRLAVGMVVVAVVVAGLMVVLSQLGGGGGSQDVFAGIPQDGTRLGEEDAPVTIRLYEDFQCPACAQFARETLPEVVERHVEPGEAKLVSETLAFLGPDSVSTARAAIAAGEQDRYWQYAFLLFQNQGAENSGYATEEFLTNLAEETQDLDVSEWDEARGEDLVEEELNAVQTKANEDGVNSTPTLVISGPEGERKLRGAVPMEEIEKAIEEVKG; encoded by the coding sequence ATGATGCAGAGAGGAACTACGCGGCTCGCGGTCGGCATGGTCGTGGTCGCGGTCGTCGTGGCCGGGCTTATGGTGGTCCTCAGCCAGTTGGGGGGCGGAGGCGGCTCTCAGGACGTCTTCGCGGGCATCCCGCAGGACGGGACGAGGCTCGGCGAGGAGGACGCGCCGGTGACCATCCGGCTCTACGAGGACTTCCAGTGCCCCGCGTGCGCCCAGTTCGCGCGCGAGACGTTGCCGGAGGTGGTCGAGCGCCACGTGGAGCCCGGGGAGGCGAAGCTCGTCTCCGAGACGCTCGCCTTCCTCGGCCCCGACTCGGTATCCACCGCCCGGGCGGCCATCGCCGCCGGGGAGCAGGACCGCTACTGGCAGTACGCTTTCCTTCTCTTTCAGAACCAGGGCGCGGAGAACAGCGGCTACGCCACCGAGGAGTTCCTGACGAACCTGGCGGAGGAGACGCAGGATCTCGACGTGAGCGAGTGGGACGAGGCGCGGGGCGAGGACTTAGTCGAGGAGGAACTGAACGCCGTCCAGACGAAGGCGAACGAGGACGGCGTAAACAGCACGCCGACACTGGTGATCTCCGGCCCCGAGGGCGAGAGGAAGCTGAGAGGAGCGGTGCCGATGGAGGAGATCGAGAAGGCCATCGAGGAGGTGAAGGGCTAG
- a CDS encoding non-heme iron oxygenase ferredoxin subunit produces MAQFHKIAGVDEVSPGEVKQYRVEERPVALCNVGGEFHAFEDICTHQFAYLSEGGLEGDRIKCPRHGALFDVRIGEAKSLPALRPVPKHDVKVEDGHVYVALNPKRVKIGGGRGRRR; encoded by the coding sequence ATGGCTCAGTTCCACAAGATAGCGGGCGTAGACGAGGTCTCCCCAGGCGAGGTCAAGCAGTACCGCGTGGAGGAGAGGCCCGTGGCGCTGTGCAACGTGGGGGGCGAGTTCCACGCCTTCGAGGACATCTGCACCCACCAGTTCGCGTACCTTAGCGAGGGTGGGTTGGAGGGGGACCGGATCAAATGCCCCCGCCACGGCGCCCTATTCGACGTGAGGATCGGCGAAGCCAAGAGCCTGCCCGCTCTCAGACCCGTACCGAAGCACGATGTGAAGGTGGAGGACGGCCACGTGTACGTCGCCCTCAACCCCAAACGCGTTAAGATCGGCGGCGGGAGAGGACGCAGGAGATAG
- a CDS encoding SDR family oxidoreductase, with the protein MAVDDARRATEHPAMVGGGDLAGKTAVVLGATGHFGAATARMLGHEGANLVLGGRSRDRLEALEKEITDSGGRALVVGTHLAKRHHLDHLMEAAVEGFGGLDALLFMARASAPPLASLDVEAFERSVDVNVKGFLYAVTAALPIMRGGGGGCVVYFSAAPDAPDPLCDMGQAAARVLLRELGREFHEERIRASEVALSDPLRPDATGRCAEAVRRALIMPDGETAGFSDHTV; encoded by the coding sequence GTGGCAGTAGACGATGCTCGTCGAGCGACGGAACACCCCGCGATGGTCGGAGGTGGGGATCTGGCCGGCAAGACCGCCGTTGTCCTCGGGGCCACGGGCCACTTTGGGGCCGCCACGGCAAGGATGCTGGGCCACGAGGGCGCGAACCTGGTGCTGGGAGGGCGCAGTCGGGACAGGCTGGAAGCGCTGGAGAAGGAGATAACCGACTCCGGGGGGCGGGCTCTGGTCGTCGGAACCCACCTAGCCAAGCGCCACCACCTGGACCACCTGATGGAGGCCGCGGTGGAGGGGTTCGGCGGCCTGGACGCACTGCTGTTCATGGCCCGGGCTTCCGCTCCGCCGCTGGCGAGCCTTGACGTGGAGGCCTTCGAGCGTTCGGTGGACGTGAACGTCAAGGGCTTTCTGTACGCGGTCACGGCCGCGCTTCCGATCATGCGCGGGGGCGGTGGAGGGTGCGTGGTCTACTTCAGCGCGGCCCCGGATGCTCCCGACCCGCTTTGCGATATGGGCCAGGCCGCCGCGCGCGTGCTCTTGCGCGAACTCGGCCGCGAGTTCCATGAGGAGAGAATCCGCGCGAGTGAGGTCGCGCTGTCGGACCCGCTCCGTCCGGATGCTACCGGGCGGTGCGCCGAGGCCGTCCGCCGCGCGCTGATCATGCCCGACGGGGAGACCGCGGGGTTCTCGGACCACACGGTTTGA
- a CDS encoding vitamin K epoxide reductase family protein, whose translation MGERGLRVLLALLALAGILISAYLTWGHLRGTVPVCVGDGSGCETVQTSRYSEILGVPVAALGLLAYAGLLLSAATRGERAVLFGLFVALIGTLFSAYLTWLELFVIRAICQWCVASAVLVTSALPLTVLRLKRAGGRRVRPGDHRRETRRRTLWQ comes from the coding sequence GTGGGCGAGCGCGGCCTCCGGGTCCTGCTCGCCCTGCTCGCGTTGGCAGGCATCCTGATCAGCGCCTACCTCACGTGGGGTCACCTGCGGGGGACCGTGCCCGTCTGCGTCGGCGACGGTAGCGGTTGCGAGACGGTCCAGACGAGCCGCTACTCCGAGATACTGGGTGTCCCCGTCGCCGCCCTCGGCCTGCTCGCCTATGCCGGGCTGCTGCTCTCGGCCGCGACGAGGGGCGAGCGGGCGGTGCTCTTCGGTCTGTTCGTCGCCCTGATCGGCACCCTGTTCAGCGCCTATCTGACCTGGCTGGAACTCTTCGTGATCCGGGCCATCTGTCAGTGGTGCGTGGCGAGCGCCGTTCTCGTGACGTCTGCCCTTCCCCTCACTGTCCTCCGGCTCAAGCGGGCCGGAGGCCGACGGGTGCGTCCCGGAGACCACCGGCGAGAGACGAGAAGGAGGACCCTGTGGCAGTAG